The Candidatus Berkiella aquae sequence GCCAAAAACCAACAGTTACATTTGATCCGGCTGTAAAGTGAATCAAGCTAGCAAACGTTGCTGCAGCTACGAGGCTGTATAAAAAAGCTAAGCCAAAAGCAACCCCAAATGGGCCGCTTGCAAGGAGTAAAGAGGCGCCAAAAGTGGCTAATCCAATCCCCGCGAGTGTTGTTCTACTGATTGCCATAATAGCGCTCTCCTAATAAGGGTTTAGATTAATAACAATAGGTATCAACCATATCGCCCATGTACATACCGGTGTAGGGGTCAAATACAGGTGTTACCACTTGTTGGCAAACAGGCGCTGCATACACTGGGTATGAAGGATAAGAGTAATAAGTAGGGTAAGAAGCCAGAATACCAAGAGTCATTGCACCTAAGCCAAGACCAACACCAAGTAACAATGCATCGTTACCGCCAGAAATGGTGTTTAATTCAGTTGTTGTTAATTGACGCATAATTAATCCCCTTAATTTTTAATACAAAAGTCTAAGTTGTTCAGACGGTGCCAAAGTAACAAGCCTCAGAAAAACTATCAAGCGACTTTGCGCATGGCAGGATGAATGGCAAACACAAACAGACAGATGGTCGAACAAAGTCTTTACTTTGTGTGTTAGTTGTGAAACATATATCTAAATAAATTCTATTGTTTGTGTCGTTTGCAATAATATTTGCTGTAAAACAGCATGATCGGATATGACAACAGAGGTAGCCATGGGTGGCGTTATTTCTGGCGTCGATGTTGTTTGAGTGTGATTTTCATTATCAATTTGCAATGGATACATCGGCGATAAACTATCTGAATCGAATAATATATCTGAAATGACTAAGGGTTCTACCGTGCAAATAGGTTGTAGGTTAAGTTCGACTGGAATTTCCACTTCAAGCAAGTGCGTTAAAATTAAGGGTTTCGCTTCTGTAAAAGCAGAAGTTCCCATTGGACCCGAATTTTCTCCGGTCATCACATACCATGCATAAGTCATCATATGAGCAGGTAATTGAGCATAATTGGTATGATAAGCTTCAAGTTGGATCCAGCTGCCTTTTTGCGAGTTGATTTCATGGGTTCCAAATAAACACTCGCCGAGTACATTGCTTCTAAAAGCATATTGCGTATCAAGGGAGGCATGGCTAGAAGAATTGTCACGGTTAATTAAATGATCTTGAGCGAGATTGCTAAAGGTGTCATAACTTTGGCCTTTGTCAGGAATAAAGACGTAAGCACCATTTAAAAATTCCTTAAAAAATTGATGACGCGCTACTTCATTGTTAGGAGCAATAGAGTCAATATAAGACAGAAGCGCTGCATCTTGTGTTGACAAGCAGGTGGCTGTCAATTGATAAAATTGTTCTAAAAATATGTAAATTGAAGGCTTTTTCATTTAAACATCTCGCATAGATTCTGAGTAATTATATCAAAACGTTAAACGCTGCCAACAACACACATCTATTAGGGTATTTAAATAACTAATAATTAGATCTTTATTCTAAATTTGCTATCGTTTTAAAAGATGACCTATAGTGAATATGGTAATTAGTGCATATACACACGGAGGAGAACATGCTCACAGGACCCAAGCAGTTATTATCATCAATGATACAAACGGTTTTAAATCCGTTACGCAAAATTGGCACAGGATTAACTTACTATATGGGTGATTCTGGTAAAATCATACGTGACGGGGAAAAATTCATGTTCACTGAGTTGGCCGATCGTGCTGTAGCAAGTCAACAAGGACATTCTTCAACTTATTTAGGGCTACCATTTTTATCTCTTTACCATTTTCATATTTTTACGGGTGAAAATTTTGTAAAAGAAGCAGTCTCTTATGGGGAATATAGCGAAAAATTTCCAGGAAAATTTGATGCCAAAGCTCGGTCTCTGTTTGACCCTGTTAAGGAATTTTTAGGTGATCCAGCCATCGTTAATATGAATGGCAAAGAAGTAAAAGCTGAACGTTTTGGAATAAAAAATAATCTGTCGCAAGCAAGGGCCGTTAGTGCGGCGGCAAATGTCTTTGATAGAATGCTCAGCAATTGGGCTGAAGAGAAATCACTTAACCATATTATCTGCTATGCATGCACGCAAATTATTGCAAAAGCTTGGTACAATCTTGATGAAGTGCCAGAAGAATTAATCCCTTTATTAAAAACGGCTGAGTATTATGTTTTTAATCGAGATAAAGTCAGCGACCAAGACTTTGAAAACTTGCGCCAGCAAATTAAGGACTTGAATGATCGTGTCATTTCAGAGCAAGAAGAAAATATTAGAAAAGGGGAGAGCTATCTTACCTATCTTCAAGAAGCACGTGGTAAAAAAAGGCTTGCTGATCTGAATGCATTAGCAGGACTTGTTGTTGAAGGTAATATTACTACCGTTGTCACCGGAGCTTTGTTACAGATTGCGACCAATCAAGAATTACAAAATCGATTACGTGAAGAAATCAAATCCATCAATTTCGATATAGGAAGCCCTGAAGGCTATCAAAAGCTCAAAGAACTGCCACTGTTACATCAAGTTTATCTTGAAACCTTACGCTATTATTCACCCTCGCCTCCAATGGCACGATATGCTTCAAAAGCGGGTACTATCAATGGCGTCCACATCCCTGCACGTTCATATCTGTTTATCCCACTGCGTCGAGTCATGCATGATCCAAAACAATGGTCTCATCCAGAGATCTTTGATCCAAGTCGGCATGAAGCGGGCAGTCGACGACTTAATGAGTTTCCATTAACCCCATTTTCAACGGGGCCGCGGGTTTGCCCAGCTTCATTTGGTTTTGCTGAAGCCATGTTTAAAATCGCGATAGCCAAAATCATTATGAATAATGAATTAACATTAACCTCTCATGCGGATATTGAAACAATCCCGGTTGAGACCAAGGAACCTCGATTTAAGCAAACCTATTTTGTTAAGCTTAACAACCTTGCTCAGAAGGCAGAATCGCAAGCTGAGGTTGATCTGACGCCAACACAGGTTTTAAGGATGAGGGGGGCAACTTCATATAGTCCAAATACCTCAAGCTCATCGACCTTAGAAAACAATACAAAGATCGGTCCTACTCAACAACAAAAACAAGCCTACCGAGTTTAGAGAAGTCCTCTAAGAAGACAAGCCACGATATACCTATGATATATCGTGGTTTTTATCTGAAACATTATTCAGTTGGAAAGATACAAAACGTAATAAAACAACTCAAATCATGACGGTATCAGAGCTGACGATCGTCAAATGCTTACAAATGAAATGCCTATTTTCTGATTCGCCAACTTCGGCGGCGATGATTTCATGCTTTCAATTCAGTTTTTGAAACGATAAAAATACGATAATTGATGAATAATGAAAACTGTACACTTTTTATAGCCAATTTCCATGGTTATTACTTTCTGTTTTGCATGCACTTTAACCCATCTTCGCTAAAGCGATGCAGGTTCTAATTTTTGTTTTTTAAATCGTCTTGTTACTATTAAGAACAGTCGGGTATACTCAATTTTTCTTAAGCAAGAGACACCATTTTTCTAAAAAAGTGATGTTTGCAAAAAAAAATTTAAAAAAAATTAAAAATTTTTTGCCTCATGTTACGCTTAGCATAAGCGGCACATGAGTATCGCTAAGTCCTTGCAAAATCGAAAATTTTTTCGATTTAAACAAGAAAGCAAAACATGGACGACGCGCAAAAGGATGTGAAAATTAAAGTAGAAAAGGGATCCAGTCTGTATATTTATTTTATTTTTCTAAACTTCTGTGCTAGATTTTGGATAGTTACCCTAGTACTGAGGAGAACCTAAATGACAGTTCGTAAAAAGTCTGCAACGAAGAAGGCTACCAAGGCTAAAACCACCAAAAAGCGTAAAGTTGCTGCTAAAGTTGCTGCTAAAGTTGCTGCTCCTAAAGCACGCAAAACAGCAAAAAAACGCACGGTGAAAAAAGCAGCTGGTGCGAAGAAGAAAGTAGCAGCTAAGAAGCCAGCAGCTAAAAGAAAAACTGCTAAAAAGAAAGTAGCAGCTAAGAAGCCAGCGGCAAAAAGAAAAACCGCTAAAAGAAAAGTAGCTGCTAAAAAGAAACCAGCAGCGAAAAAGGTAGCAAAGGCTCGTAAAAGAAGAACAGTTAAGAAAGCGAAAGCTGCTTAATTATTCCTCTTAAAAACCGCGTTATGTCTTTGATATAACGCGGTTTTTTTATGCCTCAACCTCATTCACTTTCTATCCAGCTTGTAGGATATTTGCCATTGTTCTATTCAGCCATTTCTGTTTTTTGCTTAAAGTCTTGACGAATACCTTCCACTTCTTAACTATTGCTGAATAAGATCTCAGTGAATATTAAAAACGATCAAGCTACGTGCTACGAAACTTTTTTTGCTTTTGAGTGGTTGGCTTGGTAGGTGTTGGAGCATCCGAAAGCTTTATATCATTCTGAGATTGTTGACGACGATGCGTATGCGTAACAGGTTTTGCTCTCTTGCTGCTTTGCTGACTAAAATAATCTGCTAACATCGCATCCATCTCGGGAGTTTTGTCGGCACGTTGAGATAAAGACATATACAAATGGTGAATTGCTGAGGCAAGTGAGATTCTATCTTTAGCTTTATCCGCTAACATTTGGTTTATAAAAGGCATTCCTAATTCTAAGTCATGTTGAAACATGGTTCCTAATGCATATACATCGGATGCAAAAGAGAATTTTGCTTTCGCTTCTTTATCATCGCTATATTTTGCAGCTAAAATTTCTGGTGCTAAATAGAATTCTGTTCCTTTTGGATCGGCTGTAATTGATGTTTCGCCGGGAGGTAATTGGAGTGAAAACCCGAAATCAAAGGAGCTAATGGTAATCTGAGCTCCTTCAATATTCATCATAAAATTTTCCGGCTTAATGTCGCAGTGCAGTATGCGGTTCTCATGCAAAAAAGCGATAGCCTCTGCAGCTTTAATTGCGATGACAATACTCTCTGTTTTATCTAATTCTTTTTTGACTAACCGTTGACCAAAATAAAGACGATCATGCAGTTCTTCACCTTCTAAGAGTTTCATGACAGTATAAAGTTTATGTTCAGAAGGGCGACCTTTAAAATCTTTCCCATACTCACGTTGAGCCTCACCAATATAGTGCCCAACTATTTTCATAATCTCCGTTTCAGCCTTATTTTCTGCATTCGCTCCTACGCCTTCAATTTTGACGGCATAGTGCTCACCTTGCTTATTCATGATAAGTTTTACAAGACCATAATTTCCTTCACCCAAATA is a genomic window containing:
- a CDS encoding cytochrome P450 — encoded protein: MLTGPKQLLSSMIQTVLNPLRKIGTGLTYYMGDSGKIIRDGEKFMFTELADRAVASQQGHSSTYLGLPFLSLYHFHIFTGENFVKEAVSYGEYSEKFPGKFDAKARSLFDPVKEFLGDPAIVNMNGKEVKAERFGIKNNLSQARAVSAAANVFDRMLSNWAEEKSLNHIICYACTQIIAKAWYNLDEVPEELIPLLKTAEYYVFNRDKVSDQDFENLRQQIKDLNDRVISEQEENIRKGESYLTYLQEARGKKRLADLNALAGLVVEGNITTVVTGALLQIATNQELQNRLREEIKSINFDIGSPEGYQKLKELPLLHQVYLETLRYYSPSPPMARYASKAGTINGVHIPARSYLFIPLRRVMHDPKQWSHPEIFDPSRHEAGSRRLNEFPLTPFSTGPRVCPASFGFAEAMFKIAIAKIIMNNELTLTSHADIETIPVETKEPRFKQTYFVKLNNLAQKAESQAEVDLTPTQVLRMRGATSYSPNTSSSSTLENNTKIGPTQQQKQAYRV